The region CCGCTCTTCGGCGTGGTTGCCGGGGATCTGGCGCCACGGCCAGGCGAGCGAGCGCTCGAGCGGTTGCTGGGGGTGCAGGCCGGCGTGGATGAACAGCAGGTTGTCTTCCAGGTAGTGGTGACCGAGGCCGTCGATGAATCCCCGTTCCGCCCCGCTGAAGGCCCCCCAGGCATCCCCGGCGGTAGCCGTGGGCGGCAGGCCCAATTCTTCGAGCACCGCGAAGCCGCCGTTGCCAAGCCAGGTGCCGAGATGGTCCCGGCGGCCACTGTCGTAGGCCGCCGCCAGGGCGCCTTCGTGGTTGCCGGCGAGCGCTGTCACTTTGACGCCGGGGATACCTGAGATAATCTGTGCGATTACACCCCGGCTGTATGACCCGCGGTCAATATAGTCGCCCAGCATGACCAGGTGGTCCGGGCTACCGGCCGCCGAGCGCTCGGCGACTTCCAGGAAGGCCATGCGCAGGGCGGCCGACTGGCCATGGACGTCACCGATGGCAAAGGCTCGAACATCGCTGATGACCGGCATCGGCTGCCAGCCGCGGCGTATTATCTCGATACTCATGATTGCTCCCGTGATGGTGATCGCGGGCGCCGGCGAGTCAGTGATTCACCATTGATCCCTGGACCCGGTTGCGGGCGCCGCGACCAGCGGTGGCGCCCGTGACCGGGGCCGGGGAGCAGGACATCTGTGGGAGAAGCGCGTTCAGCGCTCGTCGTCGTCCCGGGCGCGTGCCCGAGGCTGGATGCCCTGCTGAAGGCCGGGACTCCGTGCTGGTGTGGGGCGCAGCTTCTCGATCGCCTCACGCAGGGACGACACCAGGTTTTGCAGATTGGCCACGACGATCTGCAAGGCGCGCGCGACCTTGTCCTGGTAGCGATCCTCGAGCACTTTGCCCAGGAAGTTCAGTGAATCAGGCCGCTCGGCGGCAATCGCCGCCGCCTCGTCATCGCGTTGCCGCATCAGGAGTTCGATCCGCGCCAGGGCGCTGGCCTTCTCGGCGGGCCGGGCAAGGTCCGTGGCCATGCGCATCATGACCTCCTGCTCAGTCGGGTCCTGCCCATTCTTGGATGTCCGGCACGGTGCTTCGTTGACCACCCAGTGGCACTGGGCCCGATGTCGTGATGCCGCGACGTAGGCCAAGTTGGCATCCCAGCGGCGGGTGCCGCTGGCCGCGACGATGATCGTGTGATCGACCGTCGCGCCTTGAGCAGAATGCACGGTGGCGGCATAGGCGTGGGCCAGCTTGATCCCACCGCTGACCGGGTCGCGCAAATCCTTGTGTGTTACGCTTATAATCTCATCGTCGACCATCAGGGTGATGGTGAGCATGCCGTCCGTGTCGGACTTCACCTCTCTGATCGTCCCTTCTGTGCCGTTGATCAAGCTCTTGCCGGCGATCTTTCGGGTGATCCGAACGCGGTCGCCCCGGGCCAGGGCCAGCTCAAACAAGGTGCCCGACTGGTCCGCAGCCACGGCCAGGTGGTCGGTGTCGGCGATCTCGCCGGCCTCCCGGCGAAGCTTGCGGATGCGCTCGTTGATCGCCCGCGCCTCGGCATTCGATCGTGCCAGCACGACGGCATGCTCGTCGTCACGCTCCAGCCCCGCCCAGAGGGTGACGGCGGTGTCGATGGTGGCCTGCGCTGTCTCAACACCGTGCCAGGTCTTGTTCGCGCGTGCGTGTTCGATCGCGTCCATGGCGGCGTCCGGGGACTGGGCGCGCCAGCGCAGGGCCTGGACCCGCTCGCCGACCGAATGCTGTCGCCGGACCTCACGCAGTTCGGTGTGGCAAGCGGCCGGGATGTGATCCATCAGCAAGGACAGGGCGGGCCCGGCCTCGACCGGCTTTAGCTGCTGCCTGTCGCCCACCAGGATGATCTTGGCACCGGCCCGTTCGACCTCCCCCAGCAGGGATCCCATCGTCCGGGCACCGACCATGCCTGCCTCGTCGACGATCACCACCGAGGCCGGGCCGATCCGATGGCTGGGACGAGCGTTCTTGCCGACCAGGGTCGCCAGGACCTCATAGGGCGTCTCTACAGCCTCTCCGAGCGCCTCGGCGACCTTCCAGGCCGGCGCTGTGACGATGGGGGCGTAGCCCGCGTCCCTGTACGCCTGGATGATCGGCCGCAGCAATGTCGACTTTCCCGCACCGGCCGGCCCCTCGATCACCGCCAGGTCCTGCCCGGCGGTCGCTGCGCGTACCGCTCGGCTTTGCTCGACATCACAGGTGGTGCCCTGCAATGCCTGCTCTACCTGGCCCAGCGCAAGACGGCGGTCCGGTCTCGCGGCGATACGCGGGCCGATCCGGGTGATGGAGCGCTCCGCCTCGATCACGGCCTGGGTCGAGTAACTGGCGCTTCGCCGGTCGCCCTCGATCTCCAGGTCGATGAAATGCCTTGCGAGTACCTGGCGCTGCAAGGCCTGGGGCTCAGCCCCGCCCAGATCAAATCCCACGAGCGCCTCATTGATGCGCTGGCGAACCTCCCTTTTGGCCGGGCAAGAATCCGTGGCCGTCGCCGCATCGGCGAGCGCCGTCCAGTCGGGCAGCGGTCGCGGCGTGGACTGGCGCCCAACCGCGTCCCGCACGATGCCATCCGGGCTGTAACCCTGCGCGATGACCTCGTCGCGCCAGACCAGACGCTGGGTCGTCTCATCGATCGACCCCTTGGGCCGCCGGTTTCGGCGTTGCTGAACCCCCCGCCGTGCCGCCGAGGCATGCTCGTCGATCTCGCCGCGGCGCTTCGACAGGGCGGAGATCACGCGCTCGGGAACCCCGGCGATCTCGAACAAACCGTCTTTGCCGGGCAGGATCTCGACACCCAGCCGTGTCCGGAGCTCTCTCGCCAGGGTCAGGCGGTAGACGCTGCCGGCTTCCCGCTGAAAATCGTAGAGCACTCCGCCGTCGATCGAGCGCCATGCACCGTCGCTGCCCGCGACAAATTCATGATGACCGCATGAGAGTGCAGATGCGGATCGCCGATCGCCTCATCCGTGGGCCTGGCATCGGCATGCGGGAATACCGCGACGATGAGCGAGGCTGGGTCGGGTGCGCCCTGACCTTGCTTGCCGCGCCGCGACACCGCGTGCCGGTTGAAGACCTGATCGAGGGAGGCCTGGACCGCGGCCGCCTGGGCGGCATCGATCTCCGCGACGATCTCAGGCGAGCCCAGGCCGCGCAGAATCGAAACCGATTTAGGCGCCGCGTGGGTCGCATCCTCGGCCTCGCGGCGGCCCTCGTAGGGGCGGATCAGCGCCTCATCAGTCTCAGGGTGATGGCCGCGAAAGACCCGCTCGAAGGCCTCAGCCTTTACCGGGTCGCCCGTACGCAGTCCCAAGGCCTCCGCGGTTTGGCCGAAGCCGATCCAGTAGCCGGCCGACTTGTGCCCTTCCAGGTAATAGCTCTGTGGTGCATCCAGGTAATACGCCGTGCCGGGCGCGTGCATGATCGAGATCACCATGACATCACCGGCGTGGCTGGAGGTGCTGGAGGTAGACGCTCAACTGCTGGATCTCGCGGATGAGGTTGGCGAACATGGCCTGCAACGAGCTGCCGTCCGGCGCCGGCGCCGACACCAGCTTGTCAAGGATCTCGTTCAGGAGGTTCGCCACGCGGCGATCGTTCTCTCCCTGGTGCCGCAGGACCGTCTCAAAAAGCGCCGCCACGGGTTCCAGGCGCCGGTCAATCCGCTCCACAAACGCCGCGACGATCTTGTCGAACAGCTGCTGCTTCATGTGGTCGAGCCGTGACAGGAGCACCGCGACTTCGACGCTCTTGGCGATCGCCAGCGGTGTCGGGTCGTCGGGAAAGAGCCCCCGCGCGGCCTCGAGCGTCGCGGGCCAGATGCGGATAGGGATAGATGAATCGGCCATGGGGCAATCCCTGATCAAGTGTCAACGACGGGCGTCGGCTGTCTCCTGATCAATATGCTGGCCGTCCCAAGCGGATTCCAAGCATGTCACCTGAAATCCGAAAATGTGCGAGCTGTGAATCACCAAACTGTGCGGAACCGTCTATTGCGCAGAGTGGAGAGACCTACTCAGTCGCAGGTTCCGGCCCGATCAGTTCGTTGGGGTGTTCGATCCCCAGGATCTCCATCAAGCGGCCGGCCGCCGCCCACAGCAGAAGCGCTGGTTGAGCCGAGCCGTAGGCGCTGGCCAGCCCGATACCGTTGCCAAGCAGGATCGCACGCACCAGCCCCGCGAAATCCGCCTGGCTGTCGACGCTGCCGGTATGGCGGAGCCGCCGGGCGAGGCGATGATAGATCGATGTGTCGTCGCTACCGGGTCCGCCGGCCGCCATCAGGCCGCCAGCCAGGGCATCCGTCGGCTGGTCCGCGGCGTGGTTCTCCCAGAGCAGATGGGCGCGGCTGTACATGACCAGGGTCGTGCCCGGCCAGACCTCGAAGGGGTGTCGTCGAGCCTCATGGGGGTCCTTCCTCTCGCCTGCGCGGGATTGGGTGGCTGTGCGGGGGCGAGCGTTCCGCTGCCCCGCGGGCGAGGGCGGCGGAATTGCCTGCCCCTGTCGTATATGGGGTCGAGGGGATGCAGGATCGCGGCCGCTCAATCGCCCGCCGATATGCTGCTCCGGCGTGTCGCGAGTAGGGTGTCGCTGATTGCAGGGGTATCGTGGCTGGGAGCCCAACGTGATGTCGAGATTGCATCCAGCAGGAGTCCGGTCGGATTCTCGATGTCCGATGCAATAGAAGACGGCGGGCCATGTAATCAGGTGAGAGCCTGATGCCTCAGCGGAATCTCACTGCCATCCCACAGGCGGGATGGCGCGTCTCAGGTCTATGCCTGTAGCACCTCGGTGCAGAGGTGCCATAACAAAAAAATCAAACATCGATGAAGTGCCGCGAATGAGGCAGGGGCGGGGTCTGCTGGACCAAAGGGTCTATGACCATCACCGGAGGCGGCGATACTATCGTTTCGTTGAAGCAACAATCACCCATGCGGGTGATGCCTCAAAATTACAGCGACACTACATAACTGGTGCGAGGTCTGCCCCCAGTGCGTTGACCGGATGCGAGTTCACGCGCCGTGAACAGGTCCGCATCGATGTTGGATCGGGTGGTTTCGCAAAGGCCCGGGGCGTTGCTCCTGGTGGAAGGCATGCCTTTGGAGCGGTGAGCGCTTGCGGTGACCACGGATTCGACACGCTACGCTCAAGATAAGGTGTTGGGGCTGGTCGGTAGCGTGCGTCGCGGCGACGGGTGCGCCTACGGCTATTGGCTGTCGGGTCCTGCAGCGGATGGTCGACGTTTTTCTAAGCCACGCAAAGTTGTTCTGACCGGAGAGGCTGATGTCGTTCGGCGCATCTTCCAAGAATATGCTTCCGGTCGATCGTTGCGGCAGATTGTTCACCGCTTCAATTTGGAGGGACTCCCAGCGCCCCGGGGAGGGCTATGGAGCGCTGCAATGTTGCTGGGAAGCGGCAGCCGTGGGACTGGACTGCTGCGCAACAAACTCTATATCGGCCAGATCGTCACCAACAAGCAAAGGTACTATCGAGATCCCACGACCGGCAGGCGCCGTACTCGCCCGAATCCCGCAGATGCCTGGATTGTCGAAGAGGCGCCGGACCTTCGTATAATCGACCAAGACTTATGGAACGCTGTGCAGGCGCGATTGGCCATCACGTCGCAGCGCCGGCCCGACTCTTCGGGGAGCGCAGTCACTGGGCCAAGCAGGGCTATGAGGAAGGCATCCCTCATTGAGGGGCGCGTGCGTTGCGGGCTATGTGACGGCGCAATGTCGATCGGGGCAACCGGTGACAGGCTCGTGTGCCTAAATTTCCGTGAACGAGGCACCTGCTCAAACAATCGAACGGTTTCGCAGGACCACCTACAGGGGCGGACAATTCGCGAGCTGGAGCTAATTATCGAAAGGGTCACCGAAATTCACCGAATGGATCACAGGTTCTCTATCGAGGGTGCCACACCTGAAACTGGCAACACTCGGAATGCTGAATTGAGGCGACAGCTCATTAGCACCGGTAAGCCACCAAGCGTTAGCGAGGACCTTCATTCGCTTCTGCAGGCGGCAGAGAATCTGGTCGCCGAACTGAAAACCGCTTGGTTGGAGTTTCAAAAATTGAAAGCTCCCTGCTCGGCGAATGTTGAAGAGGTGTTGCCGTTCTATGCCACCGTGCTTGCCGATTTTGACGAATGCCTGACCGCCGCCGGATCCACTGAGCCGGCCCAGTTGGTGCTGTCGAGGCTGGTTGATACGATTTCCATTTTTCCTCGGCCGGGGCGCGGGGCCTATACACTCCAGCTCCTTGGCCCCATCAACTTGTTGCTCGCTCGTTGAGCAGGCCCATTGGTTCAAGGCGCGATCAATGA is a window of Oleomonas cavernae DNA encoding:
- a CDS encoding ATP-dependent DNA helicase; the protein is MRDAVGRQSTPRPLPDWTALADAATATDSCPAKREVRQRINEALVGFDLGGAEPQALQRQVLARHFIDLEIEGDRRSASYSTQAVIEAERSITRIGPRIAARPDRRLALGQVEQALQGTTCDVEQSRAVRAATAGQDLAVIEGPAGAGKSTLLRPIIQAYRDAGYAPIVTAPAWKVAEALGEAVETPYEVLATLVGKNARPSHRIGPASVVIVDEAGMVGARTMGSLLGEVERAGAKIILVGDRQQLKPVEAGPALSLLMDHIPAACHTELREVRRQHSVGERVQALRWRAQSPDAAMDAIEHARANKTWHGVETAQATIDTAVTLWAGLERDDEHAVVLARSNAEARAINERIRKLRREAGEIADTDHLAVAADQSGTLFELALARGDRVRITRKIAGKSLINGTEGTIREVKSDTDGMLTITLMVDDEIISVTHKDLRDPVSGGIKLAHAYAATVHSAQGATVDHTIIVAASGTRRWDANLAYVAASRHRAQCHWVVNEAPCRTSKNGQDPTEQEVMMRMATDLARPAEKASALARIELLMRQRDDEAAAIAAERPDSLNFLGKVLEDRYQDKVARALQIVVANLQNLVSSLREAIEKLRPTPARSPGLQQGIQPRARARDDDER
- a CDS encoding metallophosphoesterase, coding for MSIEIIRRGWQPMPVISDVRAFAIGDVHGQSAALRMAFLEVAERSAAGSPDHLVMLGDYIDRGSYSRGVIAQIISGIPGVKVTALAGNHEGALAAAYDSGRRDHLGTWLGNGGFAVLEELGLPPTATAGDAWGAFSGAERGFIDGLGHHYLEDNLLFIHAGLHPQQPLERSLAWPWRQIPGNHAEERASPFWVREPFLMADANPDELFVIHGHTPERDGEPVLTRHRLGLDLGSYQTGRIGLAEIDGDRVRLTVVQDTEQTRRHRTPNY
- a CDS encoding recombinase family protein; the encoded protein is MTTDSTRYAQDKVLGLVGSVRRGDGCAYGYWLSGPAADGRRFSKPRKVVLTGEADVVRRIFQEYASGRSLRQIVHRFNLEGLPAPRGGLWSAAMLLGSGSRGTGLLRNKLYIGQIVTNKQRYYRDPTTGRRRTRPNPADAWIVEEAPDLRIIDQDLWNAVQARLAITSQRRPDSSGSAVTGPSRAMRKASLIEGRVRCGLCDGAMSIGATGDRLVCLNFRERGTCSNNRTVSQDHLQGRTIRELELIIERVTEIHRMDHRFSIEGATPETGNTRNAELRRQLISTGKPPSVSEDLHSLLQAAENLVAELKTAWLEFQKLKAPCSANVEEVLPFYATVLADFDECLTAAGSTEPAQLVLSRLVDTISIFPRPGRGAYTLQLLGPINLLLAR